Proteins encoded by one window of Kiritimatiellia bacterium:
- a CDS encoding DUF4091 domain-containing protein codes for MNTGLLLLAILAPWHTDLSAGLDGIWRRRLAVELTNASPTAAVAETVELDLAPLAGARVAELRVAIEPDTELLYDIVTTTGRSRREGTVLVGDRLCVPVHLGAGGVVRLYVYADNPRAAPVPEFWRAGLRNGAFEFAERGRPHDWQPATTSPAHRTAWSPTAGRGGTAGVTVSVASGAPPAWVQWRQHIPALAGGRRYELSGWVRSHELRGRAGWFVHVHTNGGPPIIRHADLDSRTCDWTRVAVAFDVPTGATSATVGTLLYGDGEAAYDDVTLLPISGGPALKVVSARVEVLPPTPSPPPFEPRFVPGDVVAARVELASPVTTAAPGAVLVDLRPLGGRWYGGRPAGGLRATRPDGTPVGAVRLGELALLERAPDAPAAWDVFLCDLAAAPLELSAFPTTDNLAPPLCSADGRSPGRSWRFQGRADLARAGAHMVDGVPTLEFDSTAASNAWTGWTSEPIPVEPGASYVLAGLLKAEGGAAGAAVHAHLRTADGALVPGEWAISTAPGATHHGWTLSSTVFRAPPEAATISLHLTVNRPGVLRHRAVYLARVERGRIAALAAPGAAAGPSPRLWNADPLVKIFRDDPPPAAAAAPIRLRAARGEAEVAQLAVYAGDAPREVVLEPTPLRGPGGSTLTAEVAAVGYVPVDHPSGYFRDDGPPGHRRRPRRGGSTDGWAAEWPDPLVPTNRARVEARCNQPFWITIRVPDSAPSALHEGSVQVRIDGRMFAEVPLSVEVLPLTLPRRPSLQILLDLRTGPGGDFGSGIAEVGGGRRRAWLKLLAEHRVGIDRILPEPEFRRLNGQVEMDSAAYEAEAAYCFNELGMAAAYAPHFFYLFGWAYRPSSRFGLEAMSTEWKSAMQQAARLFADRMRARGWHDRYLLYIADEPHVHHQFVVEQMRELCRMYHESGARLPIYSSTWRHCAAWDDALDVWGVGQYGCFPVETMERLRAAGRGILFTCDGQMAIDTPYLATERLLPYYCYRYGARGYEFWGVSWWTFDPWRFGWHSYIRQSDDGAHYYFTRYPNGDGYLAYPGASVGVEGPVPSIRLAQVREGAEDYELLKLLEAVGGAASPALAAARELVPIPNAGGLRSLSILPDPAAVRRVRERVLDELTARR; via the coding sequence ATGAATACGGGACTGCTTCTGCTCGCGATCTTGGCACCTTGGCATACGGACCTCTCGGCCGGGCTCGACGGCATCTGGCGCCGCCGACTCGCCGTGGAGCTCACCAACGCGTCGCCGACCGCCGCCGTGGCGGAAACCGTCGAACTGGACCTTGCGCCGTTGGCTGGCGCGCGCGTCGCGGAGCTGCGCGTCGCGATCGAGCCGGACACTGAACTGCTGTACGACATCGTCACCACCACGGGGCGGTCCCGCCGTGAGGGCACCGTGCTGGTCGGCGACCGGCTGTGCGTCCCGGTTCATCTCGGGGCTGGCGGCGTCGTGCGCCTCTATGTCTACGCCGACAACCCGCGCGCGGCGCCGGTGCCGGAGTTCTGGAGGGCGGGCCTGCGGAACGGCGCATTCGAATTCGCGGAGCGCGGTCGCCCGCACGACTGGCAGCCCGCCACCACCAGTCCCGCCCATCGAACCGCCTGGAGCCCCACGGCGGGCCGCGGCGGCACGGCGGGGGTAACGGTCTCCGTGGCCAGCGGCGCACCGCCCGCGTGGGTGCAGTGGCGCCAGCACATCCCGGCGCTGGCGGGTGGCCGCCGGTACGAGCTCTCCGGTTGGGTCCGCTCACACGAACTCCGCGGCCGCGCCGGCTGGTTCGTGCACGTGCACACCAACGGGGGCCCTCCGATCATCCGCCATGCCGATCTCGACAGTCGTACCTGCGACTGGACCCGCGTCGCCGTGGCGTTCGATGTGCCGACGGGCGCCACCAGCGCCACGGTCGGCACACTGCTGTACGGCGACGGCGAGGCGGCGTACGACGACGTCACGCTCCTACCAATCTCCGGCGGCCCCGCACTCAAGGTGGTCTCCGCGCGCGTCGAGGTGCTGCCCCCGACCCCGTCGCCGCCGCCGTTCGAACCGCGCTTCGTGCCGGGCGACGTTGTCGCCGCGCGCGTGGAGCTCGCCAGCCCCGTCACCACGGCGGCGCCCGGCGCGGTGCTCGTTGATCTTCGCCCTCTCGGCGGCCGCTGGTATGGCGGCCGGCCCGCCGGCGGACTGCGCGCAACACGGCCTGACGGCACACCGGTTGGCGCCGTGCGGCTAGGCGAGCTCGCGCTGCTCGAGCGAGCGCCCGACGCACCCGCCGCTTGGGACGTGTTCCTTTGCGACCTCGCAGCCGCTCCCCTCGAGCTCTCAGCGTTTCCGACCACAGACAACCTCGCGCCCCCCTTGTGTTCCGCGGACGGTCGCTCGCCGGGACGCAGCTGGCGATTCCAGGGCCGCGCCGACCTCGCTCGCGCTGGCGCCCATATGGTGGACGGCGTCCCAACATTGGAATTCGATTCGACCGCCGCCTCCAACGCTTGGACGGGATGGACCTCCGAGCCGATTCCGGTGGAACCTGGGGCCAGCTACGTGCTGGCCGGCCTCCTGAAGGCGGAGGGCGGCGCCGCCGGCGCAGCCGTTCACGCCCATTTGCGCACGGCGGACGGTGCGCTGGTGCCGGGAGAGTGGGCGATCAGCACTGCGCCCGGCGCAACCCACCACGGCTGGACGCTCAGCAGCACAGTCTTTCGTGCACCGCCCGAGGCCGCGACCATCTCGCTGCATCTGACGGTGAACCGACCCGGCGTGCTACGGCATCGCGCAGTGTATCTGGCGCGCGTGGAACGCGGCCGCATCGCCGCGCTGGCGGCGCCCGGCGCGGCAGCCGGCCCGTCGCCCCGCCTCTGGAACGCAGATCCGCTGGTGAAGATCTTCCGCGATGACCCGCCGCCCGCCGCGGCGGCCGCACCGATTCGGCTGAGGGCCGCCCGCGGCGAGGCCGAGGTTGCCCAGCTGGCCGTGTACGCCGGTGACGCGCCGCGCGAGGTCGTGCTCGAGCCGACGCCGCTGCGAGGTCCGGGTGGCTCAACCCTCACCGCAGAAGTGGCGGCGGTCGGCTACGTGCCGGTGGACCACCCGAGTGGATACTTTCGCGATGACGGCCCGCCGGGCCATCGCCGCCGGCCACGCCGCGGCGGAAGCACGGACGGCTGGGCCGCAGAATGGCCGGACCCGCTGGTGCCAACCAACCGCGCAAGGGTGGAGGCCCGCTGCAACCAGCCGTTCTGGATCACGATCCGCGTTCCCGACAGCGCTCCAAGCGCTCTCCATGAGGGGAGCGTGCAAGTGCGCATTGACGGGCGCATGTTCGCTGAAGTGCCGCTCTCGGTGGAGGTGCTGCCCCTCACCCTGCCGCGCCGACCGTCGCTGCAGATTCTGCTCGACCTGCGGACGGGACCCGGCGGTGACTTTGGCAGCGGCATTGCAGAGGTCGGCGGCGGGCGCCGACGGGCTTGGCTGAAGCTGCTGGCCGAACATCGCGTGGGCATTGACCGTATCCTGCCCGAGCCGGAGTTCCGCCGGCTCAATGGCCAGGTGGAGATGGACTCCGCCGCCTATGAGGCCGAGGCGGCGTACTGCTTCAACGAACTGGGCATGGCCGCCGCCTATGCCCCCCATTTCTTCTACCTGTTCGGGTGGGCCTACCGGCCGTCGTCCCGCTTCGGCTTGGAGGCGATGTCGACGGAATGGAAGTCGGCCATGCAGCAGGCCGCCCGCCTGTTTGCAGACCGAATGCGTGCACGGGGGTGGCATGACCGGTACCTGCTCTACATCGCTGACGAGCCCCACGTTCACCACCAGTTCGTCGTGGAACAGATGCGGGAGCTCTGCCGAATGTACCACGAGTCGGGCGCCCGGCTGCCCATCTATTCGAGCACATGGCGTCACTGTGCCGCGTGGGACGACGCGCTCGACGTGTGGGGTGTGGGCCAGTATGGCTGTTTCCCGGTCGAGACAATGGAGCGGTTGCGCGCGGCCGGTCGGGGCATCCTGTTCACCTGCGACGGACAAATGGCGATCGACACGCCATACCTGGCCACCGAGCGGCTGCTCCCCTACTACTGCTACCGGTATGGTGCCCGGGGCTACGAGTTTTGGGGTGTCTCGTGGTGGACGTTCGATCCGTGGCGCTTCGGTTGGCATTCATACATTCGACAGAGCGATGACGGCGCGCACTACTACTTCACCCGTTATCCGAATGGCGACGGCTATCTCGCCTATCCGGGCGCGAGCGTAGGTGTCGAGGGGCCGGTCCCCTCAATCCGTCTCGCCCAGGTGCGCGAAGGCGCCGAGGACTACGAACTGCTGAAACTGCTCGAGGCCGTCGGCGGTGCGGCGTCGCCGGCGCTCGCGGCCGCGCGCGAACTGGTCCCGATCCCGAACGCGGGCGGGCTGCGTTCCCTCTCGATTTTGCCTGACCCGGCGGCGGTGCGGCGCGTCCGCGAGCGCGTGCTCGACGAGCTCACCGCGCGCCGCTGA
- a CDS encoding sugar phosphate isomerase/epimerase encodes MTTTLSRRAFVGASVVGTAALAVRTVAADQRTAAGAGSKEEPFRLGMAGYTFRKFSLEDTLKMLQRVDVRYLCIKDFHLPLTAGEADIRAFHELCRKYGVTGYGVGPIYMGDEAAVDQAFEYAKRVGVKIIIGVPFETVEKRRVESARLLKYVERKVREYDVRYAIHNHGPDNLPYATADATMKWIADLDPRIGICLDIGHNLRGGVCPIEDLRRHHTRIYDLHLKNVTAADKSGKTVELGRGIIDIRELVRALREVNFAGVCSLEFEKDENDPLPGVAESVGYFRGVLDATRA; translated from the coding sequence ATGACCACGACACTCAGCCGTCGCGCGTTCGTTGGAGCTTCTGTGGTGGGAACGGCCGCGCTAGCTGTCCGCACGGTCGCGGCCGATCAGCGCACGGCCGCCGGTGCGGGCAGCAAAGAGGAGCCGTTCCGGCTGGGGATGGCCGGTTACACCTTCCGGAAGTTTTCGCTCGAAGACACGCTGAAGATGCTGCAGCGAGTGGACGTCCGCTATCTCTGCATCAAGGACTTTCATCTGCCGCTGACCGCGGGCGAAGCGGACATCCGCGCGTTCCACGAGCTGTGCCGCAAGTATGGCGTGACCGGGTATGGTGTGGGGCCCATCTACATGGGCGACGAGGCCGCCGTGGACCAGGCGTTTGAGTATGCGAAGCGGGTCGGCGTGAAGATCATCATTGGTGTGCCATTTGAGACGGTGGAGAAGCGGCGCGTCGAATCCGCCCGACTGCTGAAGTACGTGGAGCGCAAGGTCCGTGAATACGACGTGCGCTATGCGATCCACAACCACGGGCCGGACAACCTCCCGTACGCGACCGCTGATGCGACGATGAAATGGATTGCGGATCTCGATCCCCGCATCGGCATCTGTCTTGACATCGGCCACAACCTGCGCGGTGGCGTCTGCCCGATCGAGGACCTGCGTCGTCACCACACGCGCATCTACGATCTCCACCTGAAGAACGTTACCGCGGCGGACAAGAGCGGCAAGACGGTCGAACTCGGCCGCGGCATCATTGACATTCGCGAGCTGGTGCGCGCGCTGCGCGAGGTCAACTTCGCCGGCGTGTGCAGTCTCGAGTTCGAAAAGGACGAGAACGACCCGCTGCCGGGTGTCGCCGAGTCGGTGGGATACTTTCGGGGCGTGCTCGACGCGACGCGGGCCTGA
- the metG gene encoding methionine--tRNA ligase — translation MSSLWQRVPVDRFYVTTPIYYVNDRPHIGHAYTTVVADVLARYHRLFGVPTFFLTGTDEHGQKVQQAARAAGIPPKEHADRMVLRFQELWRTLGITNDDFIRTTEPRHTTAVQAVLRELYERGEIYRAEYDGWYDVGSETFVTERDLNLPPGRSPADLPGIVRIRETNYFFRMSAYRDWLLDHIESHPDFIRPDFRRNETLGFLRTRELGDLCISRPKSRLEWGIELPFDRDYVCYVWFDALLNYITAIGYGRDEATFRRWWPVSLQLIGKDILTTHSVYWPTMLKALGLPMPRTILAHGWWLMGDTKMSKSLGNVVNPLDMVGRYGVDAFRYFLVAEMTLGQDASFSEAAFLRRYNSDLANDLGNLLSRLVTMAGRYCGGRLPPAGRPDDPATGELAAALDAARGSVVGMLTSYRLDEAVAATLAAVRAINRYLEVRAPWNQAKAADRGPLHATLRTAAEALRICATLLHPVMPGKMGELRGALGLPAEPSAPVDLADAPAIPADAPLRATGPLFPRVEAPPAAAPAGQPPTAAPEGVVLSLEEFRRAELRTARVLSAAPVPNTSKLLKLEIDLGAERRTIVAGIAQHYRAEELVGRTIVVVANLAPAKIRGIESRGMLLAASSGDRLRLVTVDGELPPGSSIG, via the coding sequence ATGAGCTCGCTGTGGCAGCGTGTGCCCGTGGACCGGTTCTACGTGACCACGCCGATTTACTATGTCAACGACCGCCCGCACATCGGGCACGCCTACACGACCGTTGTGGCGGACGTGCTTGCGCGGTATCACCGGCTGTTCGGCGTGCCGACGTTCTTTCTCACCGGCACCGACGAACACGGGCAGAAAGTGCAGCAGGCCGCGCGCGCGGCTGGCATTCCACCCAAGGAACACGCCGACCGGATGGTGCTGCGCTTCCAGGAACTGTGGCGCACGCTGGGCATCACGAATGATGACTTCATCCGCACGACCGAGCCCCGGCATACGACCGCGGTGCAGGCGGTGCTGCGCGAGTTGTACGAGCGGGGTGAGATCTACCGCGCGGAGTACGACGGCTGGTACGACGTCGGTAGCGAGACGTTTGTGACCGAGCGTGACCTGAACCTGCCACCCGGGCGTTCGCCGGCAGACTTGCCCGGTATCGTGCGGATCCGCGAGACGAACTACTTCTTTCGGATGAGCGCCTACCGCGACTGGCTGCTGGACCACATCGAGTCACATCCGGACTTCATCCGGCCGGACTTCCGGCGGAATGAAACGCTCGGCTTCCTGCGCACGCGGGAGCTGGGGGATCTGTGCATTTCGCGGCCGAAGAGCCGGCTCGAATGGGGCATCGAGCTCCCCTTCGACCGCGACTACGTCTGCTACGTGTGGTTCGACGCGCTACTGAACTACATCACTGCGATCGGCTACGGGCGCGATGAGGCGACGTTCCGCCGGTGGTGGCCTGTCTCGTTGCAGCTCATCGGCAAGGACATCCTGACCACGCACAGCGTGTATTGGCCGACCATGCTGAAAGCACTTGGTTTGCCGATGCCCCGCACGATCCTCGCGCACGGCTGGTGGCTGATGGGCGACACCAAGATGAGCAAGTCGCTCGGCAACGTGGTGAACCCGCTCGACATGGTCGGCCGCTACGGGGTGGATGCGTTTCGGTATTTTCTCGTCGCAGAGATGACACTGGGCCAGGACGCGTCGTTTTCGGAGGCGGCGTTTCTCCGCCGATACAACAGCGACCTTGCGAACGATCTCGGCAATCTGCTGAGCCGGCTGGTGACGATGGCGGGCCGCTACTGTGGCGGGCGTCTGCCCCCGGCCGGCCGGCCAGACGACCCCGCCACCGGCGAGCTCGCTGCGGCACTCGACGCGGCGCGCGGCTCGGTCGTGGGAATGCTGACGAGCTACCGGCTGGATGAAGCCGTCGCGGCGACGCTTGCGGCGGTGCGGGCGATCAACCGCTATCTTGAGGTGCGTGCGCCGTGGAACCAGGCGAAAGCGGCAGACCGGGGTCCGCTGCACGCGACGCTGCGGACGGCGGCGGAGGCGCTGCGGATCTGCGCGACGCTGCTGCACCCGGTGATGCCCGGCAAGATGGGCGAACTGAGAGGCGCGCTCGGGTTGCCGGCGGAGCCGTCGGCTCCTGTGGATCTAGCCGATGCGCCCGCGATTCCGGCGGATGCGCCCCTGCGCGCCACCGGCCCGCTGTTCCCGCGGGTGGAGGCTCCGCCGGCGGCGGCTCCCGCCGGACAGCCGCCAACCGCGGCGCCGGAGGGCGTCGTGCTCTCGCTGGAGGAGTTCCGCCGCGCGGAGCTGCGGACCGCGCGTGTGCTGTCCGCGGCGCCGGTACCGAACACCTCGAAACTGCTGAAGCTGGAGATCGACCTGGGCGCGGAGCGGCGAACGATCGTCGCGGGCATCGCGCAGCACTACCGGGCGGAGGAGCTGGTGGGGCGGACCATTGTGGTCGTTGCGAATCTGGCACCCGCGAAGATCCGGGGGATCGAATCTCGCGGCATGTTGCTGGCGGCGTCGTCGGGTGACCGGCTGCGATTGGTGACGGTGGACGGCGAGCTGCCGCCGGGTTCGTCGATCGGCTGA
- a CDS encoding RimK family protein, with protein sequence MPLSLCVVDDPAEWPLHAPNLQVVSAREYLTDPRYSSLPRCRVYNLCRSYRYQTAGYYVSLLAEARGHKPLPNVATMQDLRFPSVARAMSGDLDDVMDRALAHLQSNRSSLPVYFGRSLNARYDRLARSLFNLFPVPLLKAHFVRGEDGWELHSAVAISMDEVPAAHREVVLQHANRYFSHPSATRSRRAPARYRLAILRDRKDPTPPSDEKALERFCEAAERLRISAELISEDDYGELAEFDALFIRETTAVNNPTYRFARRAEAEGMVVIDDPDSIVKCTNKVFLAELLRRHDIPIPTTLILHRNNVEEVRRTLGLPIVLKQPDSAFSLGVVRVDTDEEYAQQTSRLLETSDLLIAQEYVRTDFDWRIGILDRRPLFACQYFMARNHWQVYHHQGNGEAAYGPYKALPVELAPRRVVQTALRAANLIGQGFYGVDLKVVNGRCYVIEVNDNPSVESDVEDRVLRDALYDRVMEVFLKRLDQRREGRET encoded by the coding sequence ATGCCGCTGAGCTTGTGCGTCGTTGACGATCCCGCGGAGTGGCCGCTGCACGCGCCGAACCTGCAGGTGGTCTCGGCGCGCGAGTATCTGACCGACCCGCGCTACTCGAGCCTGCCGCGCTGCCGCGTGTACAACCTGTGTCGGTCCTACCGCTACCAGACGGCGGGCTACTACGTCTCGCTGCTCGCGGAGGCGCGCGGGCATAAGCCCCTGCCGAACGTCGCGACGATGCAGGACCTGCGTTTTCCCTCCGTCGCGCGCGCGATGTCCGGCGATCTCGACGACGTGATGGACCGTGCGCTCGCGCATCTGCAGAGTAACCGCAGTTCGCTGCCGGTGTATTTCGGGCGGAGCCTCAACGCCCGGTACGACCGGCTCGCGCGCAGCCTCTTCAACCTGTTCCCGGTGCCACTGCTGAAGGCGCACTTCGTGCGCGGCGAAGACGGATGGGAACTGCACAGCGCGGTCGCGATCTCGATGGACGAGGTGCCGGCCGCGCACCGCGAGGTGGTGCTCCAGCACGCGAACCGCTACTTCTCCCACCCCAGTGCGACCCGCTCCCGCCGCGCCCCCGCGCGCTACCGGCTCGCGATCCTGCGCGACCGCAAGGACCCGACTCCTCCCTCCGACGAGAAGGCGCTCGAACGGTTCTGCGAGGCGGCCGAGCGGCTGCGCATCTCGGCCGAGCTGATCAGCGAGGACGACTACGGCGAGCTCGCGGAGTTCGACGCGCTTTTCATCCGCGAGACCACCGCGGTGAACAATCCCACCTACCGCTTCGCGCGCCGCGCAGAGGCGGAGGGCATGGTGGTGATCGACGATCCGGACTCGATCGTGAAGTGCACCAACAAGGTGTTCCTCGCGGAGCTGCTCCGCCGGCACGACATTCCGATCCCGACCACGCTCATCCTACACCGCAACAACGTCGAGGAGGTCCGGCGCACGCTCGGGCTGCCGATCGTGCTCAAGCAGCCCGACTCCGCGTTCTCGCTGGGCGTCGTGCGCGTGGACACCGACGAGGAGTACGCGCAGCAGACGAGCCGGCTGCTCGAGACCTCCGATCTGCTCATCGCGCAGGAGTACGTGCGGACCGATTTCGACTGGCGCATCGGCATCCTCGATCGGCGGCCGCTCTTTGCCTGCCAGTACTTCATGGCGCGCAACCACTGGCAGGTGTACCACCACCAGGGCAACGGCGAGGCCGCCTACGGCCCCTACAAGGCGCTCCCGGTGGAGCTGGCGCCGCGCCGGGTCGTTCAAACCGCACTGCGGGCAGCAAACCTGATCGGCCAGGGGTTCTACGGCGTTGACCTGAAGGTGGTGAACGGTCGCTGCTACGTAATCGAGGTGAACGACAACCCGAGCGTCGAAAGCGACGTGGAGGATCGTGTGCTTCGGGATGCGCTGTACGACCGTGTGATGGAAGTCTTTCTGAAGCGGCTCGACCAGCGACGAGAGGGCCGCGAGACCTGA
- a CDS encoding NAD-dependent epimerase/dehydratase family protein, which translates to MPDRSLVLVTGGAGFIGSHLVEALAADGVEVRAFDNLSSGRAENLAGVRGRVDLIVGDVRSEAQLAAAMDGVGVVVHLAALVSVADSVERPAENYEINVMGTVRVLEAARAAGVRRVVCASSAAVYGNEPTLPKREDMPPVPASPYAAAKLAGEQIARVHAELYGLGTVSLRFFNVYGPRQDPSSPYSGVISRFVEALARGEPPRVFGDGRQTRDFVFVRDVVAAIRRAADSPAVGRGEVFNVGTGRASSLLEVLGVLGPLAGHSPAPRFEPPRPGDVRHSVADISRIREVLGFEPGVTLADGLAELWRGRVAAAAGGVR; encoded by the coding sequence ATGCCAGATCGTTCCCTCGTGCTGGTGACCGGCGGCGCCGGGTTCATAGGTTCGCATCTGGTCGAGGCGCTGGCCGCCGACGGCGTGGAGGTGCGGGCGTTCGACAACCTGTCCAGCGGCCGTGCGGAGAACCTCGCCGGCGTGCGGGGGCGGGTGGATCTGATCGTTGGCGATGTGCGGTCGGAGGCGCAGCTGGCCGCCGCGATGGACGGGGTGGGGGTTGTTGTTCACCTCGCGGCACTCGTGTCGGTGGCGGACTCGGTGGAACGGCCGGCGGAGAACTACGAGATCAACGTGATGGGAACAGTGCGGGTGCTGGAGGCGGCGCGGGCGGCGGGCGTGCGGCGGGTCGTGTGCGCGAGTTCCGCCGCGGTCTACGGGAACGAGCCGACGTTGCCCAAGCGCGAAGACATGCCACCGGTGCCGGCCTCGCCCTATGCGGCGGCGAAGCTGGCCGGCGAGCAGATCGCGCGGGTGCATGCGGAGCTGTATGGGCTCGGCACGGTTTCGCTGCGCTTCTTCAACGTGTACGGGCCGCGTCAGGATCCGTCGTCGCCCTATTCGGGCGTGATCTCGCGGTTTGTTGAGGCGCTGGCGCGCGGCGAGCCGCCGCGGGTGTTCGGCGATGGCCGGCAGACGAGGGACTTTGTGTTTGTGCGGGACGTCGTTGCGGCGATTCGACGCGCCGCGGACTCGCCGGCGGTCGGCCGCGGCGAGGTGTTCAACGTCGGCACCGGTCGCGCCAGCTCGCTGCTTGAGGTACTCGGCGTGCTGGGGCCGCTGGCCGGCCACAGTCCCGCCCCTCGGTTTGAGCCGCCCCGCCCGGGCGACGTCCGCCACTCGGTGGCGGACATTTCGCGGATCCGTGAGGTGCTGGGATTCGAGCCGGGCGTCACGCTTGCGGACGGCCTGGCGGAGCTGTGGCGCGGCCGGGTGGCGGCTGCGGCGGGAGGTGTTCGATGA
- a CDS encoding heparinase II/III family protein, with translation MAAASAAEVAFPTERPEGACFPRPAEDELLEISPPGFCWWPAGPRGRVRYRLRITDSRGAAVYESPALSEPVHVPSVVLAPGPYRWEVQALDAKGYVLAVRAPQTFVIASNAVAQPWVPASVLLARVPRERPRLLFPRAQLEAVRATLATTRREAFASLRGAADSALNLKPPSEPDYDKLSDPAARRLAYVEAFRRMRRYHDEGMTALALMYLLSGERRYGEAAKALLLGATEWDPEGISSVSSPYGDEIGLGLAKSAAQAFDWLYDLLDGAERERVRQMLVARADQMLRRLERWDFLARPEESHNGRLPGYLMEHAIALAEEPRAEAWLDYALRAALTVFPHWAGADGGWAEGIAYGLAYNTIYLLPFESLRAATGFDLWQRPFYRDVRRFFMYNVSPLGEVQPWGDGEEGQVPQGAAGVRALIQFHALKYRDPAARGWVTLLRDHRGRPPGVGWQAGLVLPDDLEPLPPTNLPPDGVWWGIGWAVFHSDLARPERDLMVMFKSSPYGSVSHSHADQNSFVIMKGGRALAIPAGYYFPFYGAPHHAHYTRQTVAHNCVLVNGRGQVVRDARANGRLVEFRSRPGWGYVLGDASAAYRGALRRFRRHLLLVRPAWVVVLDELEADQPAEFQWLLHAKERMELDEGSQTVVGRRGEAQMWVRLFTAGGFRFEQTDGWPVPPSADYPAVAPREPPRQWHFTATTRQKTTSRRIAAVIAVDANAAVDWDRAGPDVRIEATEGDVQLTLTLHLSPEAATLIEGGIRGKSGGPVESIRVP, from the coding sequence ATGGCTGCGGCGTCCGCCGCGGAGGTTGCGTTTCCGACAGAGCGGCCCGAGGGCGCGTGCTTCCCCCGGCCAGCGGAGGACGAGCTGCTCGAGATCTCGCCGCCCGGCTTTTGCTGGTGGCCGGCGGGGCCCCGCGGCCGCGTGCGATACCGCCTGCGGATCACGGACTCGCGCGGCGCTGCGGTGTATGAGTCGCCGGCGCTAAGCGAGCCGGTGCACGTGCCGTCGGTTGTGCTGGCGCCGGGACCGTACCGCTGGGAGGTGCAGGCGTTGGATGCGAAGGGCTATGTGTTGGCCGTGCGCGCCCCGCAAACGTTTGTGATCGCGTCGAACGCGGTCGCACAGCCATGGGTTCCGGCGTCGGTGCTGCTCGCACGCGTCCCACGAGAACGTCCACGTCTGCTGTTCCCGCGTGCGCAGCTTGAGGCGGTACGCGCAACGCTCGCGACGACGCGACGTGAGGCTTTTGCGTCCCTGAGAGGTGCAGCGGATTCAGCGCTCAATTTGAAACCGCCGTCCGAGCCCGATTACGACAAGCTCTCCGATCCTGCGGCGAGACGGCTGGCCTATGTTGAGGCGTTTCGCCGGATGCGGCGGTACCACGATGAGGGAATGACCGCGCTGGCGCTGATGTATCTGCTCTCGGGCGAGCGGCGGTACGGAGAAGCCGCAAAGGCGCTGCTGTTGGGCGCCACGGAGTGGGATCCGGAGGGGATCTCGTCGGTCTCTTCACCGTACGGTGACGAGATTGGTCTGGGTCTGGCGAAGTCGGCCGCGCAGGCATTCGACTGGCTGTATGATCTGCTCGACGGGGCCGAGCGGGAGCGCGTGCGCCAGATGCTGGTGGCACGGGCCGATCAGATGCTGCGGCGGTTGGAGCGGTGGGACTTTCTTGCGCGACCGGAGGAGAGCCATAACGGGCGTTTGCCGGGCTATCTGATGGAGCACGCGATCGCGCTGGCGGAGGAGCCTCGCGCGGAGGCGTGGTTGGACTATGCGCTCAGGGCCGCGCTGACCGTGTTTCCCCACTGGGCGGGCGCTGACGGGGGCTGGGCGGAGGGCATCGCCTACGGACTGGCGTACAACACGATCTACCTGCTGCCCTTTGAATCGCTGCGCGCGGCGACCGGCTTCGATCTGTGGCAGCGCCCATTCTACCGGGATGTCCGGCGGTTTTTCATGTACAACGTGTCGCCCCTCGGGGAGGTTCAGCCATGGGGCGATGGTGAGGAGGGGCAGGTACCGCAGGGCGCTGCCGGCGTGCGTGCGCTGATCCAGTTTCACGCGCTGAAGTACCGAGATCCGGCCGCTCGCGGCTGGGTGACACTGCTGCGCGATCACCGCGGCCGGCCGCCCGGCGTGGGCTGGCAGGCCGGCCTGGTCTTGCCGGACGATCTCGAACCTCTGCCGCCAACGAACCTGCCGCCGGACGGCGTCTGGTGGGGAATTGGATGGGCGGTGTTCCACAGCGATCTGGCTCGGCCCGAGCGCGATCTCATGGTGATGTTCAAATCGTCGCCCTACGGCTCGGTGAGCCACAGCCACGCGGATCAAAACTCCTTTGTGATCATGAAGGGAGGCCGGGCACTCGCAATTCCCGCGGGGTACTACTTTCCGTTCTACGGCGCACCGCACCACGCGCACTATACACGGCAAACGGTGGCGCACAACTGCGTGCTGGTGAACGGGCGGGGACAGGTGGTTCGCGACGCTCGTGCAAACGGCCGGCTGGTGGAGTTTCGCAGCCGGCCAGGCTGGGGGTATGTGCTCGGCGACGCGAGCGCGGCGTATCGCGGGGCGCTGCGGCGATTTCGCCGGCACCTACTTTTGGTGCGGCCGGCGTGGGTGGTGGTGCTGGACGAGCTGGAGGCCGATCAGCCGGCAGAGTTTCAGTGGCTGCTGCATGCGAAGGAGCGGATGGAACTGGACGAAGGCTCGCAGACAGTCGTCGGCCGGAGGGGAGAGGCGCAGATGTGGGTGCGTCTCTTCACCGCGGGCGGTTTCCGCTTTGAGCAGACCGACGGGTGGCCGGTGCCACCGTCGGCGGACTACCCCGCGGTCGCTCCGCGAGAACCTCCGCGCCAGTGGCATTTCACCGCCACGACGCGGCAGAAAACCACTTCGCGCCGCATCGCGGCCGTGATCGCAGTGGATGCCAATGCGGCTGTGGACTGGGATCGCGCGGGGCCGGACGTTCGTATCGAGGCGACAGAGGGTGACGTGCAGCTGACTCTGACGCTGCACCTCTCGCCGGAGGCCGCAACCCTGATCGAAGGGGGGATCCGGGGGAAGAGCGGCGGACCGGTTGAATCGATCCGGGTACCCTGA